From Verrucomicrobia bacterium S94, the proteins below share one genomic window:
- a CDS encoding beta-agarase has translation MKIISEKNVVLSVLFMGLMSHARTTVDIQLNMKYSVGGISSFDRHKYINAHSHLSEPDWVGEDELLDILVSDLNVSFGRDNGTMIEYLRQAPEDPDRPGYVDPEYLKNAGRIHRKIIYGSHKAYLHKYDAVNDVMIGGQPHAFLPSPGEEKTDWELGGADAVGEYMGRFLQEFYRNPGEPPTAGQSRPRFIEILNEPLYHFIDGRRGDTRSAKSIFEFHNGAVKAIRRFDSEVLIGGPTMAFPIFEERDFARWNERMKLFIDTCGEQMDFYSLHFYDFNNRGDRGRDDYKGSRLEATLDMIEQYSLIRLGEVKPFIISEYGGRDHKLENRAWTALRDWHFLKAATPLTLQFLDRPNLILKSIPFITAKAEWGRKNGVPYNRRLMHQRKERPGRFGEDWIFTDLVLFYELWSDVNGTRVKTASDNPDVLLDSYVDGKKAYVILSNLNPVEETVDLNLSCNMTSARIKHLYRVADGPVLEEKTVKKELKSFTLKPEASAVIECRFAESIAITETVEEYKFYASDYNRPITGGRPVQFALNEVQPLSSGEAVLRVGFGREPDRSRWPEVVFNGTALEVPDNYSGSDQPTRPAFFGLLEIPVPVELIKKNNSVEIMFPDSGGRISSVTLKTVMPD, from the coding sequence ATGAAAATAATCAGTGAAAAAAACGTTGTTCTGAGTGTGCTGTTTATGGGGCTGATGAGCCACGCCCGAACGACCGTCGATATTCAGCTTAATATGAAATATTCAGTGGGCGGGATTTCATCCTTTGATCGCCATAAGTATATCAATGCACATTCACATCTCTCGGAACCTGACTGGGTGGGTGAGGATGAACTGCTGGATATACTGGTCTCGGATCTGAATGTTTCTTTCGGCCGCGATAACGGAACAATGATTGAATATCTGCGGCAGGCTCCGGAAGACCCGGACCGGCCGGGTTATGTGGATCCGGAATATCTGAAAAACGCAGGGCGGATTCATCGTAAAATCATCTATGGAAGTCACAAAGCCTATCTGCATAAATATGACGCTGTTAACGATGTTATGATCGGCGGACAGCCCCATGCGTTTCTGCCGAGTCCCGGGGAAGAGAAAACGGATTGGGAGCTGGGCGGTGCCGACGCTGTCGGCGAATATATGGGTCGTTTTCTGCAGGAATTTTACCGGAACCCGGGTGAGCCTCCGACGGCGGGACAGTCGCGTCCCAGGTTTATCGAAATTCTGAATGAACCGCTGTATCATTTTATCGACGGTCGTCGCGGGGATACCCGTAGCGCAAAATCCATTTTCGAATTTCATAACGGCGCGGTGAAGGCAATTCGCCGGTTTGATTCCGAGGTTTTAATCGGCGGTCCGACGATGGCGTTTCCGATATTTGAAGAACGGGATTTCGCACGGTGGAATGAGCGGATGAAGCTGTTTATCGATACCTGTGGCGAGCAGATGGATTTTTATTCGCTTCATTTCTATGATTTCAATAACCGGGGGGATCGCGGGCGTGATGATTATAAAGGGTCCCGCCTGGAAGCTACGCTGGATATGATCGAACAGTACAGTCTGATCCGGCTGGGGGAGGTTAAGCCGTTTATCATTTCGGAATACGGCGGACGGGATCATAAACTGGAAAACCGGGCCTGGACCGCGTTGCGCGACTGGCATTTCCTTAAGGCGGCAACGCCGTTGACACTGCAGTTTCTGGATCGACCGAATCTGATTCTTAAATCGATTCCTTTCATTACCGCCAAGGCGGAATGGGGCCGAAAAAACGGGGTGCCGTATAACCGCCGTCTGATGCATCAGAGGAAAGAACGTCCGGGCCGGTTCGGCGAGGACTGGATCTTCACCGATCTGGTGCTGTTTTATGAGCTGTGGTCGGATGTGAACGGAACGCGGGTGAAGACAGCTTCCGATAATCCCGATGTGCTGCTCGACAGCTATGTGGATGGAAAAAAAGCCTATGTGATTCTGAGTAATCTGAATCCGGTGGAGGAGACGGTTGATCTGAATCTTTCCTGCAACATGACATCCGCACGGATTAAGCATCTGTACCGCGTGGCGGACGGTCCGGTACTGGAGGAGAAAACGGTTAAGAAGGAATTGAAGTCGTTCACCTTAAAGCCGGAGGCCAGTGCTGTTATTGAGTGCAGGTTTGCCGAATCCATTGCCATTACTGAAACGGTTGAGGAATACAAATTTTATGCGTCGGATTATAACCGACCGATTACAGGCGGGCGCCCGGTTCAGTTTGCGCTGAATGAGGTTCAGCCGCTATCGTCGGGTGAGGCCGTGCTGCGTGTCGGATTCGGGAGAGAACCGGATCGTTCCCGTTGGCCTGAAGTCGTTTTCAACGGAACCGCGCTGGAGGTTCCGGATAATTACAGCGGCAGTGACCAGCCGACGCGTCCGGCCTTTTTCGGTCTGCTTGAAATTCCGGTTCCCGTTGAACTGATCAAAAAGAACAATAGTGTGGAAATCATGTTCCCGGATAGTGGCGGTCGAATCAGCAGTGTGACGCTGAAGACGGTGATGCCGGACTGA
- a CDS encoding glycosyl hydrolase: MLMSSEYTDEKMERLGITNPDCLSAASKRALAWPERSNNWYGTFSVSDLKGDLAYEEGVTRRDPSSVLFENGLYHVWYTKSEGPSAGFTDNFDDKVWPWDYAEIWHATSEDGITWNEDQCAVGRGEAGAFDDRSVFTPEVLNHEGTYYLVYQTVKSPYIQRAKEQIGIASAASPYGPWIKHPEPILSPADNGIWKGNDPHDRFSVIKKGDFDSHKVHDPYLTVYNGRFHLYYKGEQMGWEINFGGREIRHGVAMADSPFGPYEKSPFNPISNSGHEVAVWHYNGGIGSLITTDGPERNTIQWAPDGINFEILAYIQNAPHAMGLLRKNDDSAIPFKIFEWGLTHEYMNSNDQYIRRFDGHQHERIFTSSTYEPLKG, encoded by the coding sequence ATGCTTATGTCTTCAGAATATACCGATGAAAAAATGGAACGTCTGGGAATCACCAACCCGGACTGTTTAAGTGCCGCCTCGAAACGGGCGCTGGCCTGGCCGGAGCGCAGCAACAACTGGTACGGAACCTTTTCGGTCAGTGACCTGAAGGGGGATCTGGCTTATGAGGAAGGCGTCACGCGGCGTGATCCGAGTTCTGTCCTGTTTGAGAACGGACTGTATCATGTCTGGTATACGAAGTCGGAGGGACCGAGTGCCGGTTTTACCGATAATTTCGATGATAAAGTGTGGCCCTGGGATTATGCCGAAATCTGGCATGCGACGTCGGAGGACGGCATTACGTGGAACGAAGATCAATGTGCCGTGGGCCGGGGAGAAGCCGGGGCTTTTGATGATCGCTCCGTGTTTACCCCGGAGGTGTTAAACCATGAAGGAACCTACTATCTGGTTTACCAGACGGTAAAGTCGCCCTACATCCAGCGTGCAAAAGAGCAGATCGGAATTGCGTCGGCTGCATCGCCGTATGGCCCCTGGATAAAGCATCCCGAACCGATTCTGAGTCCGGCGGACAACGGCATATGGAAGGGGAATGATCCGCACGACCGGTTCAGTGTGATTAAAAAAGGTGATTTCGACAGCCATAAGGTACACGATCCCTATCTCACCGTTTATAACGGCAGGTTTCATCTGTATTATAAAGGGGAACAGATGGGCTGGGAGATCAACTTCGGCGGGCGCGAGATCCGGCACGGTGTTGCGATGGCTGATTCGCCGTTCGGGCCCTATGAAAAATCGCCGTTCAATCCGATTTCCAATAGCGGTCATGAAGTGGCGGTCTGGCACTATAACGGCGGTATCGGGTCGCTGATTACCACCGACGGACCGGAGCGCAATACGATTCAGTGGGCGCCTGACGGCATTAATTTTGAAATTCTGGCGTATATACAGAATGCACCGCATGCCATGGGGCTACTGCGTAAAAATGATGATTCAGCGATCCCTTTCAAAATTTTCGAATGGGGGCTGACGCATGAATATATGAACAGCAATGATCAGTATATCCGCCGGTTCGACGGGCATCAGCATGAGCGGATTTTCACCTCCAGTACGTATGAACCTCTTAAAGGATAA